agccactgattgtatactatgtatgcgctgtatttgtgtgaagatttcccaattaaaaaaaaaatttttttttaaaagaatgattgTCTGCATCAATTTCAAATACTCCCCAAGGACCTAGACCCCATATGTCCTTTGTATGGTAGTAGGGATACAAATACATATTCTGACCGTAAAAGTCTTAAATCATCTTAAGGACATAGGAAAGTACATTCAAATACGTCATTATTTTAGTGTTTCAAGTTGCTATATAGACAGACGTGCCATAGAGAGTTCAGAGGAAGGGGAAATCATATATAGCCCAGGATATTAAGAGAGGGTTCCAAAGCTCTACCACGTGAACCGGACCTTCccataacaaaaaattaaaggaaaagatgtCCAACATTGAGAGCACAAGTTTGAGTAAAGACACATTTTCGCTGTCGACAGCACTGTAAATTTTTAGGCCACAGGTTGGCTCAAGGATTACGGCAGCATAAATCTCGAACCAGCCTATCTCTCACGTTTGCAAATCTTATACCATTACACTATATCTTCTAGTTCGGCttgatttaaaatttcatatcCACTGCGTATATCTCTTATCAGCTTCTGGAGCACAAGCGGCTAAGGATGAATGTGTGCAGACAGAAGCAACAGCCTCTGTGCCCAGAGACCAAAACAACTGCCTCTGTGCCCAGCCGCGGCTGCACCAGAGATCAGGCGGTACGTACACTGACCCCTGGACCCTCTTTCGGTGACCGTCTTCAccagcagcttccccaggggcggtCTGGTCTACCAGCCGTAGGCCTACCTGGAGAGGCCTAGGACCTTGGACTTCCTCATTTAAAACCCTAAGGAGAAAAGATCCTGGTCCAACGTGCCGTAAGTCACTGAACTTCGGAACACAATCCCGGAAGGCCGCTTCACCTCCAGGCCCGCCTTCCCTGCCTTCCCTGCCTTCCCCGCGGCCGGCGCCGCTCCCAAGAGGCGGGGCTTCCGCTTCCGGTGGCGGATTGTTGACGGCCGCGGCGGTGGCGACCAGGCCGTTGGGGAGGGGCCCTTGGGGGAGGGAGACGGCGCAGTGACAGGTAGCGCGGAGGGTGCTGCCGAGGTTACGATGGCAGAGGGGCCCGAGGAAGCCCGAGGCCGCCCTCCCGGGCAGGATGACGGCGGAGGGGACCACGATCCCGACCCTTCCCTGAGAGGCCctaccgccgccgccgccgcagccgcCACACACCCCCGAAACGGGCCGCAGGCCGAACACCAGACCCCAGGCAGGCCCCCGGCCCCGGGCCTGGTGCTCGCTGCGGCCGCCCCTGAGCTGTCGGAGCCTCCACGCGAGCCGGAAAAGCACGAGAAGGCGACCTCGGGCCCTAGCGCGGGCCCGCAGGACCAGGCGAGCTGCGAGGCGGCCGAGGCCGCGGCGCCGCGGGAGAGGCCGGCGCGGCTGAGTGCCCGCGAGTACTCGCGGCAGGTGCACGAGTGGCTGTGGCAGTCCTACTGCGGCTACCTCACCTGGCACAGCGGCCTCGCCGCCTTCCCCGCCTACTGCAGCCCCCAGCCACCCCCGCCGAGCTACCCCTCCAGCGGCGCGATGTCCGCCTCGCAAGCGGCGGCGCTGCTGACCCCGCAGCTGGGCTATTACAACCCGTTCTACTTCCTGAGCGCCGCGGCCACCCGGCCCGACCCTCCCGGACTCACCACTACCGCTCCCGTCGCCGGCCTGGGACCTCGGGCTTCTCACGTGCAGGGATCCATCAGGGCAACCCCAGTGGCGAGGGTAGGATCCGCTGCCCCTTCGCGGACCCCGAGCGAGACCGGGCGGCAGGCAGGTGAGAAGTGCGAGGTAGTGAGTGGGCTGAGGCGGTGTCTTCAGGAAACCACGGGGGTGGGATTCTTAAAGTTAAATAACTGCTGCTGCTCCTCCTATTAGTGTTTCTGCTCTTGCCCAGACCTTAAATTCTCAGCATGCAacaatttcttcattctttaaacCTGGACCTCTGAGTTGATTCCCTTTACTCTCGGAGCTAACAGTTTCCACGTGTAAAGACGTCTTTGCTACCAGCGTTTTCTCCTCAAAACATACTGGGTTTTCTCCTAAAGTGTCCGTGTAACTCTCAGGTGGTAAACCCACCTTTCAGGGGACTTGACTGATAATGCTGGAAATAGCAGACGTGTGCTGCTTAGGGACGGTGAAAAGGAAGCGATAAAAAAGATTTAGAGTAGTAAATATGGCGTGGTCTTAAAAGTTACGATCTTAATGATTTTGTAATTGTCGAATTGTTTGCTTCTATACGGAAATTAGAGTATTTTGAATTAGTGCTAGTCAtgtgacttttttgtttttgtttttattttacccaGCCACAAATACATGGGGCAAGAACTAGTTGGAGGGGGTGTTGAGGAACACAGGGATTTACTTTATACCAGTTGTCTATACTTaagcttgatttttattttaaaaaggttaaTTTTTATCATAGGCTTGTGACCAACTGGATTTAAGTCCTAGTGAAATGTATTGAATACCCCTATTAACAAATTTATGTatgaaattactttttaaatataaaaggtaGTGAAACCACACTTTAAATAGTTCAGAAAATGGTGAAGTAGTGTtgctatattttattaatatgcattCTTGATAGACTCAATATCAGTAATTGTTGCAAGGTTTATAAAGTTGTACCTTGACTTTCTGCCCCCATTCATTTCCTATCTTGTGTTGTTAAGGCCTATGAAATGTTtagttttcctaatttttttttcttaattacagGCAGAGAATATGTCATTCCATCCTTGGCCCACAGATTTATGGCAGAGATGGTggacttctttattctcttctttatAAAAGCAACCATTGTCTTAAGTATTATGCACCTCAGTGGAATAAAGTAAGTTAAGGTTTTGCAGAAAGGTTTTGATGTCTCCTGTTTAGGAGATCTGGTGTTGCTACATTCTGTTCAGGCCTGCCAGTGACTATATGAATAATCAGTGTTGCAGGTATCTTGATTCCTTTATAGTAGCtttgtcagatttttttcttgttggttttaagaaataactaaagagaaaaaactctTAGTAAACTCTTAGTAAGACTGGTGGGAATCTTACCTACTTAAAGTAGGTAAAAAGAGACTCCAAGCCTGGCTTGATTTTTATTCACTTCTTGAAATAGCATTATTCTtttatgccagaaatggattttCCACTTACTGATCTGTGGACTCTCTAAAATCAAAGGCATAAAGAGAGCTTTTGGTAGATGAACCATTGATAATCAGCTACATGACATTTTTAAATGGGATTGCTTATTCTGATACTGTTCAGTGCAAATCCCAGGTAAACTGCAAAGTGACccatttatatttgaaaaatcttccctttagATTAATAATGATAAGAGCATTTGCCACTTGTTAAATATGTTCTATGTACTGCCATTGAACTCACCtctttatatgaatttttatttactCTTATTGCCACCGTGAGGTAGAGGttaatatctccattttacagagattGAAGTTTAGACTTAGATAAACTGCAAAGGTATAGTAAATGATAGAGTCAATTTAGGGCCCTTAACAGGAATCTGAATGTCATTGTTAATTCTTCCCTAGCctgccttcctcccctcccccaacagcCTTGATTGGATTATATGGTTGATTTTATCAGTTCCTTTACATTCCGTCTCCTGATAGCTTTAAACCCAGaccattttttctcttctcttcactgGCAGAccattttttcattgttattgtttCTCCTTAGTTTTAGTTACTGGCATCTGTTGCCTGAACTATAGCCTTCTAACTGGTTTCCCATTCACCTATCTCCTGTTTTACCTCAGTTGAGTTTGTGACATCAAACCAAAGTGATCATGAATTCTGATTTATACCTCTCTTGCCTTAAAATGCCTTCAGTGGTTTTCCATTGCCTTCAGGATAAAGTGTgaattttcttcatatgttttttttttaatttttattaataaaatcaatcaacatacaatatgaacgttcttaacatatgaacagtctatacttggtatgcaatcagtggcttacaatgtcaacacagagttgtatattcatcactatgatcatttctcagaacatttacatcactccagaaaatgaaatataaagaaaaaactcatacatgccatatcccttacccctccctctcatggactactagtatttccctctacccaatttattttaacatttgttccccattatttatttttaatccatattttttactcatctgaccataccgtagataaaaggagcatcagaacaaggttttcacagtcacttGTTGCGGAAGCTgtgtcattatataatcatcttaaagaaacatggctactagaacacacagtttcaggcacttccctctggcctctctaatactacttaaactaaaaaggggttatctatatagtCTGTATAACCTCTAACtatataacctccaggataacctctcgactctatttgaaattctcagccactgacactttttgtctcgttcctctcctctccctttcagttgagaaggttttcttaatcccttgatgctgagtcccagctcgttctaggatttctgtcccaagctgccagggaggtttacacccctgggagtcatgtcccacttagagtcGGGGAGGGTATTAAGGTTGCttgccctgttggctgagagataggccacatttgagcaacaaaagaggttctctgggggtgactcttaggcctaattttaagttaggcttagcttgtcctttgtggggatatgtttcatatgaacaaatcccaagattgagggttcggcctaCTGATTTTATTGTCCTCAGTGCTTGTGAAAgtatcaggccttctccatatggggaagttgaattttccctctttctcaccattctccaaaggggactttgcaaatacttttttattcactgttcacctCACTTTGGGATTTaacagggcatcactctggacgaacctacaaaatctcatgccctattcaaggttccatgtacttacggtgttcaattaacctgtccatattagttatattaggagatgaactattcaaaatataaattttgtaccaaatattttttgctttagtctcacactctTCATACAGTTTAACAAGTCTTTcatgttcttatttctaaatcatTGTGACTTCTCATACTTAATAGTTTGAATTATACCAAACTATTCAGTTTCCACTAGACACCCTCTTGCTCTGAGATTTGCTTTCTTCCTGTCCTCTCTAGAACTTGCTTCCCCCTTCTTAgtctgtcttaatttctcctcacCCTTCAGATCACAGCTTAAATGCCATTTCTGGGAAGCCTTCCATAGGTTAAGTCCCCTTGATATGCTTTTCCATTATATCCTGAGGTTCCCTATCATAGCCTCATCCTAGTTGATTGTCACTACTTGTGCATAATCCTGTTTTCCCTGCTAGGATAAAATCTCAATGAAGGCAGAGACCATGTTGAATTCATTATCTGATTGATCCCCAGCTACTACAGTGCCTGCTCATGAGAGTGCttattatttgttgaataagctAGTGAATGTTTCCTGAAACTAGATGGTTGGGATCATTTCCAAAGATTAGTTTAGAATTTCAGTTATGATTCACACTAATATTCAGTGCAAATACTCTGATAATGAATATTTTGTAACTCAAAACCATTATTTTGTGTAGGGATATCTCTAAGTTTGCTATGCATTATAtaatagaagaaatagatgaagacACATCAATGGAAGACTTGCAGAAAATGATGGTTGTGGCTCTTATATACAGATTATTAGTTTGTTTCTATGAGGTAAGCTACTGACTTCAAATGTTAATACTTAATCTAATTTTAGATTATCATCCaggacaaaataataaaatggatttGTTAAATCTTTCTACTTTTCTGATTTTCCCAAATTTTCGGTAATTGACGTTATGTTtcaagttgaaaataaaaaatttctgaagggagatattttacaatttctttgtaatatatttgtcttagaagttcaaataa
This region of Tamandua tetradactyla isolate mTamTet1 chromosome 25, mTamTet1.pri, whole genome shotgun sequence genomic DNA includes:
- the FAM8A1 gene encoding protein FAM8A1, producing MAEGPEEARGRPPGQDDGGGDHDPDPSLRGPTAAAAAAATHPRNGPQAEHQTPGRPPAPGLVLAAAAPELSEPPREPEKHEKATSGPSAGPQDQASCEAAEAAAPRERPARLSAREYSRQVHEWLWQSYCGYLTWHSGLAAFPAYCSPQPPPPSYPSSGAMSASQAAALLTPQLGYYNPFYFLSAAATRPDPPGLTTTAPVAGLGPRASHVQGSIRATPVARVGSAAPSRTPSETGRQAGREYVIPSLAHRFMAEMVDFFILFFIKATIVLSIMHLSGIKDISKFAMHYIIEEIDEDTSMEDLQKMMVVALIYRLLVCFYEIICIWGAGGATPGKFLLGLRVVTCDTSVLIAPSRVLVIPSSNVSITTSTIRALIKNFSIASFFPAFITLLFFQHNRTAYDIVAGTIVVKRNGVR